From one Candidatus Acididesulfobacter guangdongensis genomic stretch:
- a CDS encoding hydrogenase 4 subunit F, with the protein MAILVLTFLIFAILYRFINIKLTFFIQPVITLLILLYALFLTGIVLKHRIIFGFYHLLFLDSLNAVLIIIIASLSFLVAVYSIGYFKNELRSGLLENKVKEYYFWMNFFIFAMLLLSISNNLGILWVAIEGTTLATTFLISFYRNKEAVEAGWKYIIICSVGIAFAFFGIVLLYFVSSSFLGEGLNALNWTDIMKVAPHLNKHILDIAFIFVLVGFGTKVGFAPFHFWLPDAHSEAPTPVSALMSGVLLNCALYAIIRIYAILNMDGQAYFANELLMFFGLFTVFIASIFIIKQNDYKRLLAYSSMEHMGIIAFAFSISTPLAIFAAILGMINHAFTKSLMFFSTGSVLSNYHTKKISDIRGLFKILPFTAVFMIIGVLAITGNPPFSIFISEFLTLIASFKANYAPEGILMLSFLVVIFIGFIRHFVGMAAGEPVLEKKKESIYMILPMFLILIVILTFGIYIPEDFKILINNIVVIVKGVHGSKLQ; encoded by the coding sequence GTGGCTATTTTAGTTTTAACATTTTTGATTTTTGCAATTTTATACAGATTTATCAATATAAAACTGACATTTTTTATTCAGCCGGTTATTACACTTTTAATTTTGCTGTACGCTCTATTTCTTACCGGCATTGTTCTTAAGCACCGGATAATATTCGGCTTTTATCACCTGTTATTTCTGGATTCTTTAAATGCCGTTCTTATTATTATAATCGCTTCGCTGTCTTTTTTAGTTGCTGTTTACTCTATAGGATATTTTAAAAATGAATTAAGATCAGGGCTTCTTGAAAATAAAGTAAAAGAATATTATTTCTGGATGAATTTTTTTATTTTTGCTATGCTTTTGCTTTCAATTTCAAACAATCTCGGTATCTTGTGGGTAGCGATTGAAGGCACTACGCTTGCAACCACTTTTCTTATCAGTTTTTACAGAAATAAAGAAGCGGTTGAAGCCGGCTGGAAATATATTATAATATGCTCTGTCGGAATTGCTTTTGCTTTTTTCGGAATTGTGCTTTTATATTTTGTATCTTCAAGTTTTCTTGGCGAAGGTTTGAACGCTCTTAACTGGACTGATATAATGAAAGTTGCGCCGCATCTTAATAAACATATTTTAGATATTGCTTTTATTTTTGTTTTAGTCGGTTTCGGCACAAAAGTCGGTTTTGCTCCATTCCATTTCTGGCTGCCGGATGCGCATTCGGAAGCGCCCACGCCGGTCAGCGCTTTAATGTCCGGAGTGCTGCTTAATTGCGCATTGTATGCTATCATAAGAATTTATGCTATTTTAAATATGGACGGGCAGGCGTATTTTGCCAATGAACTTCTGATGTTTTTTGGATTGTTTACGGTATTTATCGCATCTATTTTTATAATCAAACAAAATGACTATAAAAGGCTTCTGGCTTATTCTTCAATGGAGCACATGGGCATAATTGCTTTTGCGTTCAGCATAAGTACTCCGCTTGCTATATTTGCGGCGATTCTTGGAATGATAAACCACGCCTTTACTAAAAGTCTCATGTTCTTTTCAACCGGTTCAGTGCTGTCAAATTATCATACGAAGAAAATCTCGGATATCAGGGGCTTGTTCAAAATTTTGCCTTTTACGGCAGTATTTATGATAATAGGCGTTCTGGCTATTACCGGAAATCCTCCGTTCAGTATTTTTATAAGCGAATTTTTAACGCTGATAGCTTCGTTTAAAGCAAATTACGCTCCAGAAGGCATATTGATGCTGAGTTTTTTAGTTGTCATATTTATAGGGTTTATCAGGCATTTTGTGGGAATGGCTGCAGGAGAGCCTGTTCTTGAGAAAAAAAAGGAAAGTATTTATATGATTTTACCGATGTTCTTAATTTTAATAGTTATATTGACTTTCGGAATTTATATTCCAGAAGATTTTAAAATTCTGATAAATAATATTGTAGTGATAGTTAAAGGTGTTCATGGCAGCAAGCTGCAGTGA